The DNA window AAACAATCTCTCCTATAGCACCATCATTTAGAAGTCGTTTAGCCTCATCTACTGCAGGGTTGAATCTTTCTACATGACCCGTTGCCAGTTTAACTCCAGCATCATGAGCCGCATTGACCATGTCCTTTGCTTCATCAAGGGTGAATGCAATAGGTTTTTCTACCAAAACATGCTTTCCTTGTTCAATAGCACCCATAACAACATCATAGTGGTAAGTGGTAGGCACACATACACTTACAACATCTATTTCAGGCATCTTGAGTATATTATCATAATCAACAAAACCTACTGTGTTGAATTCCTTTGAAACTTCTGCCAGTGTACCTCGCATTAGATCTGAAACAGCCATTAAGTTAGCATTTTCAAGTTCAGAATAAACCCTAACATGGTTGTAACCCATTGCTCCGACACCGATTACTCCAACGTTCACCTTATTCAAATATAATCCTCCATCATAAGTTTTGCAGCCTTTAAACCCAAATTACTGGCTTTATCTGCAGAACCTTCAACCATAACCCTTGAAACTATTTTTCCTTCCTGAGTAAGAAGAACAGCACAAAGTTTGAGTTTATTCTCATTAATTCTTGCAGAAACACCCAAAGGTGATTGACAACCCACCCCCATTTCAAGAAGCACCCTTTTTTCAGCAGTGACTTCCTGAAAAGATTTGAGGTGATTTATCTTCTGTAAATCATCCTTAACATCACTATCACTTCTTGCAACAACTGCAATTGCCCCCTGCCCAGCAGCAGGAGTAAAATATTCAATTGAAAACCTTTGCTTAATATATTCAGTCAGCCCAAGTCTATTCAAACCAGCCTCAGCCATAATTGTAGCATCATATTCTCCACTGAATACTTTCTTTATTCTTGTATCTATATTTCCTCTTATTGGTTTTATATTAAATTCTTTGTCATGATGGTTACAGAAAGCTTCCCTTCTGATACTGCTGGTACC is part of the Methanobacterium lacus genome and encodes:
- the hemC gene encoding hydroxymethylbilane synthase, producing the protein MKVGTRGSSLATYQTKTIINELSIVTDEKIDVEIIKSTGDKIQNSQLYNIDAKGIFTRELDDAVLDGTVDFAVHSLKDLPTELEGDLEIVAVPERESPNEVLVSKLGWDELPKGATVGTSSIRREAFCNHHDKEFNIKPIRGNIDTRIKKVFSGEYDATIMAEAGLNRLGLTEYIKQRFSIEYFTPAAGQGAIAVVARSDSDVKDDLQKINHLKSFQEVTAEKRVLLEMGVGCQSPLGVSARINENKLKLCAVLLTQEGKIVSRVMVEGSADKASNLGLKAAKLMMEDYI